A genomic window from Nerophis ophidion isolate RoL-2023_Sa linkage group LG22, RoL_Noph_v1.0, whole genome shotgun sequence includes:
- the LOC133540925 gene encoding E3 ubiquitin-protein ligase RNF220-like: protein MASCNPSLTCGFTSYSPVALLLISPHNFFYSTCAWKLRVILPTVEQAATQIHFNVAGGGRHAWGWRGAGRGREGGRGCLSCTRTRARAHPPTGVLIPLRSTITQSLSIPEEEHVQSVSPLVDQLFKLLRGLSSSRRPMDLHRAFKMENSSYMPAPLASPALMVLASTAEAGRDASIPCQAPRTFGVPALAEKDLHLPFPSASYTFASMYQRQGPGSGAFAGRDFPASLLHLHPQFAPPNLDCSTLGMLNHSGAAGAFRPFSAAHEDRESVGYHSAFSPTKRLKGCFSEAEGKDFDFGSPGRGSLKAGEDPGRKLFSVSGLLSDGEASSSPEERKEHREYSVFLLGQSKSWDTFQVFLQVCASEIGFPTQFLCTWSARE from the exons ATGGCTTCCTGCAATCCCAGCCTCACCTGTGGCTTTACTTCTTATTCACCTGTGGCTTTACTTCTTATTTCCCCGCACAACTTCTTCTATTCCACGTGCGCGTGGAAACTGCGAGTTATTCTCCCGACGGTGGAACAAGCGGCGACACAAATCCACTTCAACGTAGCGGGAGGTGGTCGTCACGCGTGGGGGTGGAGGGGGGCAGgaagagggagggagggagggagggggtgTCTCTCATGCACGCGCACACGCGCACGCGCGCACCCCCCCACCGGTGTCCTCATCCCGCTGCGATCCACGATCACTCAGAGCCTCAGCATCCCGGAGGAGGAACACGTGCAAAGTGTCTCGCCGCTCGTGGATCAACTTTTCAAGTTGTTGCGTGGACTTTCTTCGTCACG GAGGCCAATGGACCTCCACCGGGCCTTCAAGATGGAGAACTCCTCCTACATGCCCGCCCCCCTGGCATCCCCCGCCCTCATGGTCCTGGCCTCCACCGCCGAGGCGGGCCGGGACGCTTCCATCCCCTGCCAGGCGCCCAGAACCTTTGGGGTTCCGGCGTTGGCGGAGAAGGATCTGCACCTGCCCTTCCCCTCGGCCTCCTACACCTTCGCCTCCATGTACCAGCGCCAGGGTCCCGGGTCGGGCGCCTTCGCCGGCCGAGACTTCCCTGCCTCCCTGCTCCACCTGCACCCCCAGTTCGCCCCCCCGAACCTGGACTGCTCCACCTTGGGGATGCTCAACCACAGCGGGGCGGCCGGCGCCTTCAGACCCTTCTCGGCGGCGCACGAGGACAGGGAGTCCGTGGGCTACCACTCGGCGTTCTCGCCCACCAAGAGGCTGAAGGGTTGCTTCTCGGAGGCGGAGGGGAAGGACTTTGACTTCGGCTCACCCGGCAGAGGTTCGCTTAAAGCCGGAGAAGACCCGGGGAGGAAGTTGTTCTCCGTGTCCGGCCTGCTGTCTGACGGCGAGGCCTCGTCCAGCCCGGAGGAGCGAAAGGAGCACCGTGAGTACTCCGTCTTTCTTCTTGGCCAAAGCAAGTCTTGGGACACTTTTCAGGTCTTTCTGCAGGTCTGCGCCTCAGAAATTGGCTTCCCAACACAATTCCTatgcacctggtctgccagagagtaA